A region from the Prionailurus viverrinus isolate Anna chromosome E2, UM_Priviv_1.0, whole genome shotgun sequence genome encodes:
- the C5AR2 gene encoding C5a anaphylatoxin chemotactic receptor 2 — protein sequence MENTSVSYEYGDYDGLPDLPVDCMDGTCVSSDPLGAAPFLLYGAVFLLGVPGNAVVAWVSRKEARHRVGASWFLHLAVADLLCCLSLPMLAVPLARGGHWPYGAVGCRALSSAILLSMYASVLLLAALSADLCLLALRPGWGAAAAGRARRVQAARAVAWTVALLLTVPSAIYRRLHQEHFPRRLECVVDYGGSAAVENTVTATRFVFGFLGPLAVVAGCHGALLCRAARRRWPLGTAVVVGFFVCWAPYHVLGLVLAVAAPHSALLARALRAEPLVTGLALAHSCLNPMLFLYFGRTQLRRSLPAACHWALKESQSKDESVVSKKSTSHDLVSEMEV from the coding sequence ATGGAGAACACGTCGGTCAGCTACGAGTATGGGGATTACGACGGGCTTCCGGACCTCCCCGTGGACTGCATGGACGGCACCTGCGTCTCCAGCGACCCGCTGGGCGCCGCCCCGTTCCTGCTCTACGGGGCGGTCTTCCTGCTGGGCGTGCCGGGCAATGCCGTGGTGGCCTGGGTGTCCAGGAAAGAGGCCCGCCACCGGGTCGGTGCCAGCTGGTTCCTCCACCTGGCCGTGGCGGATCTGCTCTGCTGTTTGTCGCTCCCCATGCTGGCGGTGCCCCTCGCCCGCGGGGGCCACTGGCCGTACGGGGCGGTGGGCTGTCGGGCCCTGTCCTCGGCCATCCTGCTGTCTATGTACGCCAGCGTGCTCCTCCTGGCCGCTCTCAGCGCGGACCTCTGCCTGCTGGCCCTCAGGCCCGGCtggggggccgccgccgccgggcgGGCTCGTAGGGTGCAGGCAGCCCGCGCGGTCGCCTGGACGGTGGCCCTGTTGCTCACCGTGCCTTCGGCCATCTATCGGCGGCTGCACCAGGAGCATTTCCCTCGACGCCTGGAATGTGTAGTGGACTATGGTGGGTCCGCCGCGGTCGAGAACACCGTGACCGCCACCCGCTTCGTCTTCGGCTTCCTGGGCCCCCTGGCGGTCGTGGCCGGCTGCCACGGTGCCCTCCTGTGCCGCGCGGCCCGACGCCGCTGGCCACTGGGCACGGCTGTCGTGGTGGGCTTCTTTGTGTGCTGGGCCCCCTACCACGTGCTGGGGCTGGTGCTCGCCGTGGCCGCCCCGCACTCCGCGCTCCTGGCCCGGGCCCTGCGGGCCGAACCCCTGGTCACCGGCCTGGCTCTGGCTCACAGCTGCCTCAACCCCATGCTCTTCCTGTATTTCGGGAGGACGCAACTGCGCAGGTCACTGCCGGCCGCGTGTCACTGGGCCCTGAAGGAGTCGCAGAGCAAGGATGAAAGCGTGGTCAGCAAGAAATCCACCAGCCACGACCTCGTGTCGGAGATGGAGGTGTAG